DNA from Eleftheria terrae:
GCCTGCAGGCAATGCCTCCTGCGCTGCCAACTGCGAGCGCCAGGGACCAGGGGCATGAATGCGGTGGATGCGTGCGCGGTGGCTGCCACCGCCGGCTCGAAGGGGCGGCCGGGCCCGGCAGGGCGGGGCGATCTCCGCCGATCGCCCGCCCATCGCAGCCGGAAGCGGCGCGTTCGGCAGGAGACGAAGACAGGCCGCCCGGTATTCGACCACCGGGCCAGGTCGGCCCCTCATCCCAGTTGCAGCACCCCCAGCCACAAGGCCGTCGTCACGAACGACAGCGGAATGCCGATACCGATCAGCATCTGCGTCAGCGGCGGGTCCAGCTGCTTCTCGGTGGCAATCAGGCCGGCGATGATCATCGGCGGCATGGCGGCCTGCAGCACCGAGGTGGTGAAGGCGAGCTCACGCGGCCCCGGCAGCTGGCTCCACACCAGCAGCACGACAGCCGGCACCAGCAGCAGCTTGATGCCGGCGCCAATCAGGAAGTTGCGCACCGTGCCGCTGTCGCTCGGCCTGCGCAGGCTGGCGCCGACCGACACCAGGGCGATCGGCGTGAGCGTGCCGCCGAGCACCGACAGCGTCTGCTCGAGCCAGGCCGGGAAGGCCAGCGGCCGCAGCAGCAGGGCCAGCACCATCATCTGCAGCGGCCGGTAACCCAGCATCTGGCGCCACATGCGCCGCCCGTCCTGCGCGCCGCCGGCATACAGGCTGGCGGCCATCATGCCGAGGGTGCACATCACGACGAAGTTCGACTGGTCCACCACCACTGCATAGCCGACCGCCGGTACGCCGACGAAGGCCTGCACCAGCGGGATGCCGACGATGGAGGTGTTGCCGGTGCCGCACACCAGCGTCAGGCAGCCCACGGTGTCGCGCCGCAGCCCCCAGAAGCGCCCCGCCAGGTGGGCCGCCAGCGCCGCCAGCGCGAACACCAGCCAGGGTGTCAGCAACGGCAGCCACACGCTGGCATCGAACACCATGCCGTGCAGGTGCTTGAGCACCAGCGCCGGCAAGGCCACCCGCACCGCAAACAGGTTGAGCACGGCGCAGAAGTTGTCGGGCAGCCGTTCGCTGCGGGCCAGGCCCGCGCCGATCAACAAGCACACCGCGATGAGCGCCAATCCCTGCATTTGTCCTGGTCCCCGGCCCTGCCGCCTGTGGCCGCCCCTCGCGGCCGCCGCACATTCTGGGTCAGATCGCGGCCAGCGGCACGCCGGCCGCCTCGACCCCGTCGCCCGCGGCCGGCAGCAGCAGGTGGCGCCAGCGGGCCTGCATCGCTTCGCTGCCGTGCAAAGCCAGCACCGAGAATTCGCCGCCCAGCAGCAGGCGGCGGCAGGCCGAGCGCTGGATCTTGCCGCTGGAGGTGAGCGGGATCTGCCCCTTTTTCACGCACAGCAGGCCGTCCAGCTTCAGCTGGCAGGTGCTCCAGACGTGGTCGATCAAGGCCGGCGCCACCGTGGCGAAGTCCAGCCCGGGCAGCGCCTCGAACACCAGCAGCACCTCGCTGCCTGAGGCCTGCTCGACGGCAAAGGCGGCCAGCCGGCCCGGGCGCACCTGCTCGCAGGCGTCCTCCACCGCGGCCTCGATGTCCTGCGGATAGTGGTTGACACCGTTGTGGATGATGACGTCCTTCAGCCGGCCGGTGATGAACAGGTGGCCGTCCTGGTCCACGCAGCCGAGGTCGCCGGTGCGCAAGAGGCCGCCAGGCAGCTCGGGCGAGCGATAGGCATGGAAGATGTCCTCGGACAGCGCGTCCTGGCCGAAGTAGCCGCGGCAGACGCTGCCGCCGGCCAGGCAGATCTCGCCCACCTGCAATGGTGGCAAGGCCTGGCCGCTGCCCGGGTCGATGATGCGCAGTTGCTGCCCGCTGGGCCCGACCTGGCCGACCGAGGCAAGCGCCACCGTGCGCCCACCGCCGGTGGCGGGCAGGAAACGGCCTTCGGCCAGTGCCGCGGCGTCCAGCTCGCGCACGCGCGGCGCTTCGCCCGGGAACTTCGACGTCGTCAGCAGCGTGGCCTCGGCCAGCCCGTAGCCGGGGGCAAAGTGCTCGTAACGGAAGCCGGCCGGGGCGAACACCTCGGCGAAGCGGCGCATGGTGTCCTCGCGCACCGGCTCCGCGCCGTTGAAGGCATAGCGCCAGCCCGACAGGTCCAGCTCGGCCACGTTCATGCGCGGGGCACGTCGCACGCACAGCTCGTAGCCGAAATTGGCTGCGCCGCTGCAGGTGCCGCCGAAGGTGGACAGGGCGCGCAGCCAGCGGGTGGGCTGCTGCAGGAAGTCCTGCGGCGAGAAGAACACGCCGGGCCGGCCGGCGAACAGCGGCAGCAGGATGCCGGCCATCAGGCCCATGTCGTGGTAGTGCGGCAGCCAGGACACCATCATCCAGCGTTCCTGGTCGGCGCCAAAGTAGCGCCGCAGCAGGCCCTCGTTGTGCAGCAGGTTGTCGTGCCCGACCATGACCCCCTTGGGCACGGCGGTGGAGCCCGAGGTGTACTGCAGGAAGGCGAGGGCCTGTGCGTCGATGCGCGGCAGCGCCGGCTCGCTGCCGTCGTCCGGGATTTCCTCGACGGCCACGCAAGGCAGCCCGCCGTGTCCGGCGGCCATCAGCTCCTGGCACAGCGGCGCCAGGTCGGCGCTGCCGCACAGCACGGCGGCGGGCCGGCAGTCGGCCACGATGCCCAGCAGCCGCCGGCGCTCGCGCTCGATGCGCGGCGGCAGCGCCGGCACCGCCACCCGGCCGGCGTACAGGCAGCCGAAGAAGGCCTCGATGAACCCGTGCGCCGACGGAAAGACCAGCAGCACCGGATCGCCCACCCGGCCATGGGCCAGCAGCCGGGCGGCGATGGCGAGCGCGCGGCGGTGCATGTCGGCATACGACATCACCAGGTCGGGCCGCTGGCCGAAGCCGAGCAGCGCATAGGCGAACTCCTGCGGCGTGGTGGCGGCGCGGAACTGCAGCACCTCGGCGAAATGGCGGGCCGGCGCGGGGGCCGCCGGGGTCTCGAAGCTGCGGCAGCGGGCCAGCGCGTCTTGGACGGCTTGCATGACGGATACCTCTTGGTTCGGTTGTGTACGGATGAGAAGGAAGCGCCCCGGCGGGCACCGGCGGTGGCGGGCCGCGTGGTCTCAGCCGGCCTGCAGCGCGGGCACCTGGGCCTCGCGCTCGATGGCCTGCAGCAGCCGGGTGAGCACCCGGCCGTGGCCCAGCTCCAGCCAGTCATCCACGCTCTGGCGGCGCAGGAAGCGCACCGACTCGCGCCAGCGCACCGGGTGGTCGAGCTGCTCCACCAGGTGCTCGGCCACCTGGCCCGGCTGGTAGGGCCGCGCCGTGACGTTGGAGACCACCATGCGCGCCGGGTCGGCCAGCGCAAAGCCCTGCAGGAAGGCGTCGAACTCGTCCTTCAGCGGCCGCATGTGGCGGCAATGGAAGGCACCGCTGACCTTGAGCGGCACCACCGTGATGCCGGGCCGGCCTTCCAGCCGCTCGCGCGCCCGGGCGAGCGCGGCCAGCTCGCCGGCAAGCACCGTTTGCTCCAGGCTGTTGAGGTTGGCCAGGTCCAGCTCGCCCAGGCCCTCGGCCTCGAGCAGCGCCCGCAGCTGCGCGGCCGGCAGCCCCACCACCGCGGCCATGCCGCCGCCTGCGCGGGCGAACAGCTCGCCACGCCGCTTGACGATTTGCATCCCGCTGCGGAAATCGAATGCACCGGCGGCCAGCAGCGCGTTGTACTCGCCCAGGCTGTGGCCGGCAAACGCGGCCACCTCGCCGCCGTGGTCCTCGACCCACGACAGCCAGTGCAGCGCGTTCACCAGGAAAATGGCGGGCTGCGCATAGCGGGTCTGCGCCAGCCAGCCGTCGGGGTCCTCGAGGCAGAGCCGGCGCATCGACAGGCCCATCACCTCGTCGGCCTGCTCCAGCAGCGCCGCATGGCGCTCGAACAGGCCCGCGCCCATGCCGACGCCCTGCGAGCCCTGGCCGGGAAACACGATGGCCCGCATCTCAGGCCCCACCGACGACGAACAGGTAGCCACCGATGCCCAGCGCCGCGAGCATGGCCAGGGCCACCAGGCCGCCGAGCTTGTGCTGCAGATGGTCCACTCGCTCCCAGCCGGCGAAATCGCCCGCTTCCGCATGGCGCAGCCGGCGGATCACCAGCCAGACGCACACCGCGTTGAGGAAGATGGCCAGCGCCCCGAAGGCCACCTTGGCCGCCAGCAGACCGCCGAGGGTCCGGCCCTGCAGGAGGTAGGCACCGCTGAGCAGCACCACGAGGAAGGCCGGGATCTCGACGAACTTGTCGGTGTTCCAGTGCAGCCGGGAGATGAAGCTGCGCATGGCCGGGCTCTTGTCGATGGAATGCTCGTAGATGCCTTCGACGATGACGCAGCCAATCCAGAGCGCGACCGAGATCAGGTGGACGAACAATGCGAGTCTCATGCGGGAAGTCCTTGTGATGGTGGAGATCGTGGGGACGGGCGCAAGGCCCCGGGCTCAGGCGATGGCCGGCTCCGGCTGCTGCCGGCGCTGCAGCAAGGCCTCGTAGTGCTCGCGCAGCGCGCGCCGCAGGATCTTGCGGGTGGGCCCCTTGGGCAGCTCGGGCAGGTCATCCAGCGTGTGCAGCAGCACCACCGGCCCGGGGCACTTGTAGCGGGCGATGCGCTCGCCGCACAAGCGGCGGATGTCGTCCTCGCCGAGCGTCGAGCCGGGCACGAGCTTGACATAGAGGCAGACCTCCTGGCCCAGCAGCGCATCGGCAATGCCGAAGGCGGCGCACTCGACCACGTCGGCACAGCCGTGCAGCGCGTTCTCGACCTCGGCGGGGTAGATGTTCTCGCCGCCCTTGATGATCAGGTCGTCCAGCCGGGTGGCGAAGTAGAAGTGGCCCTCGGCGTCCTGCCAGCCGTGGTCGCCGGTGTGCAGCCAGCCGTCCTGCAGGCGCCGCTCGGTGACTTCGGGCAGGTGGTGGTAGCCGCGGGTCACGTTGCCGCCGCGGATCAGGATCTCGCCGGTCTGGCCGGGCGGCAGCGTGCGGCCGTCCTCGTCCACCACCTTCATCTCGTTGCAGGGCAGTGCCACGCCGATGGAGCCACTGCGCCGCAACGCGGCGGGGTGGCGGTTCATGGTCGAGAAGGAGGTGGTTTCGGTGAGACCGTAGCCCTCGAACACCGGCACCTGGTAGCGGGCCTCGAAACGGTTGCGCATCTCCTCCAGCAGCACCTGCCCGCCGCAGACGATGCCGCGCAGCGACTGGTCGGTGCGCTTGAGGCCGAACTCGAGGAAGGTGGACAGGAAGGCCGGCATCACGCTGGTCCAGTGCACCTGGTGCTGATCGATCATCTTCCAGAACGACATCAGCGCCGACCTGCCTTCCAGGATCACCGAGCTGCCACCCACCTGAAGCGGGCTGAGCAGGGTGATGACCTGGCCGTTGTTGTGGAACATCGGCAGGATGCACATGGTGCGCGTACCGGGCTCGAAGCCGAACCACTGGGCGAGCGCCGCGGCATCGGCCAGGAAGTTGCGGTGCGACAGCACCACGCCCTTGGGATGGCCGGTGGTGCCCGAGGTGTAGAGGATGCCGGCCGGGTCGTCCGCCGCGATGCCGGCAGCGGGGGCCAGCAGCCCGGTGTCGCCGCCGGCCTGCAGCGCCTCGATGCCGTGGCCGGAGGTGGCGTCGGCCAGCAGCAGCCGGACCCCGTCCAGCAGGCCGGCTGCCGCTTCGCGGGCCGCGGCCAGCTGGCGGTCGAACAGCGCCAGGCGGGCGCCGCTGTCGCGCACGATATAGGCCAGCTCGGCGGCCGTCAGCGCCGGATTGATCGGCACCAGCACCAGGCCCAGCAGGTGGGCCGCGAAGTAGTGCGCCAGGAACTCGGGGCCGTTGGGCATCACCACGCACAGCCGCTCGCCGCGCCGCAGCCCGTGCGACGACAGGCGTGCGGCAGCGGCCGAGGCCAGCTGGTGGAAGCCGCGGTAGGTGTAGCGGCTGTCTTCCTTGGGAAAGATCAGGAAGGGCGCCTCGGGCAGGGCCTGCGCGCGGGCGGCGAACAGCGCACCGATGGTGGACTCGCCGGCATCCGCCGCCGCCGGGGCGGGGGCCTCGGACTGCTGCTCGATGTACTGCAGCAGCCGCTCGAAGCTGTCGAGGCGGTAGGCCTCCTCCAGCTCGATGTCGAGGTCGAAGGCCTCGGCCAGTCGGCCGAGCAGCTGCACATGCTTGAGCGAGGTCCAGGCACCGAGGCTGGCCATCGAGGCGCCGGGGCCGAAGGCCTCGGTACCCAGCACCTGTCGGCCGAGCTGCTGCAGTTGGTCTTGGGGGCTGGCGTGGTTCATCAGGGTCTCCTCAGTCGTCGGGCTGCAGCAGCAGTTCCCGGAACTGGCCGCGCAGGCAATGGTTGGAACTCATCGAGGACGCATAGCCGCCCGCATTCAGCAAGGCCATGAAGTCGCCAGGCGCCACCGGCGGCAGCGCCACCTCGGCGGCCCAGATGTCGAGCGCCTCGTTGATGTTGCCGGCCAGGGTGGCGGGCGCCACCGGCCCCGGCCGTGGACGGCAGGGCACCGGCTCGCAGGGCAGGTCGTAGAAGGCCGGCTCCACCGCCAGGTTGAAGCCGCCGTTGAGGCCGACAAAACGCTGGTCACGCTTGACCTCGTCGTAGCCGACGCGCAGCACCAGCATGCCGGCGTCCTTGGCGATGAAGTCGCCGGGCTCGATGGCGATCTCCAGCCCCGCCCCGCCCAGCTGCGCCTGCACGGCCGAGCGCCAGCGCGCCAGGTCCAGCGCGGCGTCGCCCGGCCGGTGCGGCAGGCCCAGCCCGCCGCCCAGGTTGACGCCCTGCAGGCCCGGCACCCGCTCGGCGAAGCCGGCCACCACCTGCAGCACCCGCTCGAAGGACGGCAGCTGCGCGTCGAGGTAGCCGCAGCCGGCATGGCAGTGCAGCCAGCGCACCTGCAGGCCGTGCTGTGCGGCCAGCGCCAGCGCCTCGGTGAACTGCTCGCGGTAGATGCCGAACTTGGTGGTGATGGCACCGGCATAGCTGAGCCGCTCGCTGTCCGCATAGCCAATGCCGATGCCGGGATTGATGCGCAGGCCGATGCGCCGGCCCGGCGAATGCTCGCCCAGCAGGCGGATCGCGCCGAGGGTGTCGCAGTTGACATGCACCTCGGGCAATGCAGCCAGCAGGGCGGCGTCCTCCGGCATCATCCCGTGCGCGGTATAGGACAGCTGCCCGGGCCGCCAGCCGCAGGCCAGGGCCTCGCGCAGCTCCTCCGGCGAGCACACGTCCAGCCCGTGCAGCGGGGTCTGCCGCAGCTCGCACAGCAGCGGCCGGAAGCGGTTGGCCTTCATGGCGTAGTACAGGCGGAAGGGCGGGCCGAGCCCGGCCAAGAGCTCGTGCAGGCGCTGCACGTTGTGCCGCAGGCGGCGGGCGTCGTACAGGAACAGCGGCTCGGCGAAGGCGCCGGCCAGCGCGGCGACGTCGTGGCCGCAGAACATCAGGCGGCCCTGCTCGTAGCGCAGGTCGTCACGGGCCCACCAGGGCTCGGGGGTTGGCATCGTTCGGGTCTTTCGGTGTGTCGGTGTGTCGGTGTGTCGGTGTGTCGGGGAGAAGGCGCGGCGGCTCAGGCAGGCTGGCCTTCGCCCAGCCAGGCAGCGGGCCAGGGCAGCCCGGCCGCCTCCAGCGCGGCGGGCGCG
Protein-coding regions in this window:
- a CDS encoding AEC family transporter, translated to MQGLALIAVCLLIGAGLARSERLPDNFCAVLNLFAVRVALPALVLKHLHGMVFDASVWLPLLTPWLVFALAALAAHLAGRFWGLRRDTVGCLTLVCGTGNTSIVGIPLVQAFVGVPAVGYAVVVDQSNFVVMCTLGMMAASLYAGGAQDGRRMWRQMLGYRPLQMMVLALLLRPLAFPAWLEQTLSVLGGTLTPIALVSVGASLRRPSDSGTVRNFLIGAGIKLLLVPAVVLLVWSQLPGPRELAFTTSVLQAAMPPMIIAGLIATEKQLDPPLTQMLIGIGIPLSFVTTALWLGVLQLG
- a CDS encoding fatty acyl-AMP ligase, whose translation is MQAVQDALARCRSFETPAAPAPARHFAEVLQFRAATTPQEFAYALLGFGQRPDLVMSYADMHRRALAIAARLLAHGRVGDPVLLVFPSAHGFIEAFFGCLYAGRVAVPALPPRIERERRRLLGIVADCRPAAVLCGSADLAPLCQELMAAGHGGLPCVAVEEIPDDGSEPALPRIDAQALAFLQYTSGSTAVPKGVMVGHDNLLHNEGLLRRYFGADQERWMMVSWLPHYHDMGLMAGILLPLFAGRPGVFFSPQDFLQQPTRWLRALSTFGGTCSGAANFGYELCVRRAPRMNVAELDLSGWRYAFNGAEPVREDTMRRFAEVFAPAGFRYEHFAPGYGLAEATLLTTSKFPGEAPRVRELDAAALAEGRFLPATGGGRTVALASVGQVGPSGQQLRIIDPGSGQALPPLQVGEICLAGGSVCRGYFGQDALSEDIFHAYRSPELPGGLLRTGDLGCVDQDGHLFITGRLKDVIIHNGVNHYPQDIEAAVEDACEQVRPGRLAAFAVEQASGSEVLLVFEALPGLDFATVAPALIDHVWSTCQLKLDGLLCVKKGQIPLTSSGKIQRSACRRLLLGGEFSVLALHGSEAMQARWRHLLLPAAGDGVEAAGVPLAAI
- a CDS encoding AMP-binding protein, yielding MNHASPQDQLQQLGRQVLGTEAFGPGASMASLGAWTSLKHVQLLGRLAEAFDLDIELEEAYRLDSFERLLQYIEQQSEAPAPAAADAGESTIGALFAARAQALPEAPFLIFPKEDSRYTYRGFHQLASAAAARLSSHGLRRGERLCVVMPNGPEFLAHYFAAHLLGLVLVPINPALTAAELAYIVRDSGARLALFDRQLAAAREAAAGLLDGVRLLLADATSGHGIEALQAGGDTGLLAPAAGIAADDPAGILYTSGTTGHPKGVVLSHRNFLADAAALAQWFGFEPGTRTMCILPMFHNNGQVITLLSPLQVGGSSVILEGRSALMSFWKMIDQHQVHWTSVMPAFLSTFLEFGLKRTDQSLRGIVCGGQVLLEEMRNRFEARYQVPVFEGYGLTETTSFSTMNRHPAALRRSGSIGVALPCNEMKVVDEDGRTLPPGQTGEILIRGGNVTRGYHHLPEVTERRLQDGWLHTGDHGWQDAEGHFYFATRLDDLIIKGGENIYPAEVENALHGCADVVECAAFGIADALLGQEVCLYVKLVPGSTLGEDDIRRLCGERIARYKCPGPVVLLHTLDDLPELPKGPTRKILRRALREHYEALLQRRQQPEPAIA
- the fabD gene encoding ACP S-malonyltransferase, with amino-acid sequence MRAIVFPGQGSQGVGMGAGLFERHAALLEQADEVMGLSMRRLCLEDPDGWLAQTRYAQPAIFLVNALHWLSWVEDHGGEVAAFAGHSLGEYNALLAAGAFDFRSGMQIVKRRGELFARAGGGMAAVVGLPAAQLRALLEAEGLGELDLANLNSLEQTVLAGELAALARARERLEGRPGITVVPLKVSGAFHCRHMRPLKDEFDAFLQGFALADPARMVVSNVTARPYQPGQVAEHLVEQLDHPVRWRESVRFLRRQSVDDWLELGHGRVLTRLLQAIEREAQVPALQAG
- a CDS encoding diaminopimelate decarboxylase, producing MPTPEPWWARDDLRYEQGRLMFCGHDVAALAGAFAEPLFLYDARRLRHNVQRLHELLAGLGPPFRLYYAMKANRFRPLLCELRQTPLHGLDVCSPEELREALACGWRPGQLSYTAHGMMPEDAALLAALPEVHVNCDTLGAIRLLGEHSPGRRIGLRINPGIGIGYADSERLSYAGAITTKFGIYREQFTEALALAAQHGLQVRWLHCHAGCGYLDAQLPSFERVLQVVAGFAERVPGLQGVNLGGGLGLPHRPGDAALDLARWRSAVQAQLGGAGLEIAIEPGDFIAKDAGMLVLRVGYDEVKRDQRFVGLNGGFNLAVEPAFYDLPCEPVPCRPRPGPVAPATLAGNINEALDIWAAEVALPPVAPGDFMALLNAGGYASSMSSNHCLRGQFRELLLQPDD